The following nucleotide sequence is from Rhodospirillales bacterium.
ACGCTCTGCGTTTCGTCTGCCTTCATCCAGTCTTGCGGCTCTAACATCGATACAGGTTTTTGGTCCATAAATGTGCGTTCACCCTTTTCAAATCTCTTAATACCCTTAATATACTTTTTGTTCGCATTCAAAGCAGGAGTTTTTCCGTGACCAAAGCCGCCCCTAAACCTGAAGAGTATTTCGACGAAGCCGCTGCCAAACTGCAGGCTGCCAAAACCGAGATCGAGAAGATTGTAATCGGACAGAGCGATGTCGTGGCCAACACACTCATTACGCTGGCTTCTGGCGGGCATGTGCTGCTCATCGGTGTGCCGGGACTGGCAAAAACCCTGCTGGTTGATACGGCAGCGACAGCGCTGGGGCTGGACAGCAACCGGGTACAATGTACGCCGGATTTGATGCCCGCCGATATTGTAGGCTCGGAAGTTTTGGAAGATGACAACTCAAAAGAAGGTGGGGGCAGCCGCGCCTTTCGCTTTATCAAGGGGCCGGTTTTTACACAATTACTGATGGCCGATGAGATCAACCGCGCCTCACCCCGTACACAAAGCGCTCTGCTGCAAGCCATGCAAGAGCGCAGCGTCAGTGCGGGGGGAGAAACTCACATGCTGCCCGAACCATTCCATGTTTTGGCGACGCAAAATCCGATTGAGCAGGAAGGGACATACCCCTTGCCCGAGGCGCAGCTTGACCGATTCCTGATGCAAGTTGATGTTGAATATCCCGACGAACAAGCAGAGCGCGATATTATTTTGGCCACAACAGGCACAGATCAAGCCAGCGCCGCGCAAGCGATGAGCGCTCAGGATTTGCTGAATATACAGACTCTCGTACGGGCGATACCGATTGGCGAACAAGTGGTTGAAGCGATTTTGAAGCTGGTGCGCTCTGCCCGGCCCGGTGAGAGCTCTCCTGAATTGGTTAATGAGTATGTGAGCTGGGCGCCGGGGCCGCGCGCTTCGCAGGCTTTAATGCTGGCGACACGGGCGCGGGCTTTGCTCGACGGGCGCAGCGCGCCTTCGATTGATGACGTGATTGCGCTTGCCGTGCCGGTTTTGCAACACCGCATGGCGCTAAATTATAAAGCTCATAGCGAAGCTTTGGACGAAGCGTATATTATCAGGAACTTAAGCGAAAATTTATAAGCTCATGCGCTTGCTCCCCTTAAGATCTGAAGCTGAACGCGCTGCTGCGCAGATTCCCGATTTGCGGGCGCTGGCCGTTAAAACTGCGTTTCATGTTTTGCACGGGGCCAATCCGCGCAAACGCCCCGGTGCGGGTGAAGCGTTCTGGCAATTCCGTGAATATCAGCCGGGCGATATGCCGTGCGCAATTGACTGGCGGCAAAGCGCGAAGGGGGATCGAATCTTTATTCGCCAGAAAGAGCAGCATAACGCACAAAGCTGTCTTTTCTGGACCAAGCGCAACGCAGATATGAATTTTAAATCCGATACGTGTCGTTTTGATAAAAAACATGTTGCCGGTGTGCTAGCTCTGACGCTAGCGCTACTCCATAGCCGCGGCGGAGAGATGATCGGTTTTGCCGGAACGCAGCGACCAGGCCATTCTGAAAAAACGCTGAGCAGCTTTGAACATATCTTGATGCGCACAGATCCATGCGCCCTGCCCCGGTCGATTTCTATTCCACGCCATGCGCATTTTTATGCCTTAAGCGACTTTCTCGAACCTATTGCAAATATAAGGGCGGCGCTTAAACCGCTGGCCGAATGCACACGCAATGGCTGGATGGTTGTGATTTTAGATCCAGCAGAACTGGCCCTGCCTTATGAGGGGCGCATTCATTTTGAAGACATGGCAGGCGAACGGCGCGTCATGATTGATAATGCGCGCGATATTCGCGAGGCTTATCAGACGCGGATGGAAGCGCATCTTCAGGATTTACAAGCATTGGCCGCCGGCTGGGGCTGGAAGTTTATTGTGCATTCCAGCGATAGGCTTCTGGAGGAAACGGTGCTGCAGATCTGGCTGGAGAATGCGCAATGATCGGCGGGCTGTTCGGATCGCTGGCATTTCTCAACCCTTGGGCTTTAACGGCCCTGCTGGCCCTGCCTGTTGTTTACATCCTGCTGCGCATTACACCGCCAGTACCCAAAACGGTCGCCTTTCCAGCTGTACGTTTACTGGACGGGTTAGAGCCGAAAGAACATACGCCGAGCCATACGCCGTGGTGGATTTTGCTGCTACGCCTGTTGATGGCGGCTTTATTGCTGCTGGCGTTAGCGCGGCCGGTGTTGAACCCTTCGCAAAGCGCAGGCACGAATGGGCCGCTTTTGCTAATGATTGATAACGGCTGGGGCGCTGCGCAGAACTGGGGTGACATTCAAAGCGCGGCCATCAGCGAAATTGAACAGGCGGGACGACAAAAACAAAATATCACTATTCTTACCAGCGCTCCTGAAGCCGATACAAAAGCCCCGCAGGTCTATGGGCCGGTGACGGTGAGCGATGCGCTGTCATTCGTGCGCGCTCTTAAGCCATACCCCTGGCCTGCAGCACTTGGAGCGCTGCGCGGCATTTTGCCTGATCTTTCCGATGCGCACGTATTATGGCTCAGTGACGGGCTTGAAAAACCCGGACAACCTGCCTTGATCAGGGCCTTGGCGGCGCAGAGCAAGAATGGAAAAGTCATATTTCACGTTCCGGCGCAGGGCTCTTTGCCCTTGAGTCTAAAAAGCCCGGAGAAGTTCCATAGCCAGCCGTCAATTATGATTGATGGGCCGCATAATCTGGAGCCGAACGCACCGGTGCGGGTGCAGCTTTTAAGCGCGCAAGGGAAAATCCTTGATGACAAGCTCGTGGAGACAGACGGGCAATCTTTTCCCGTTAGCGTTTCATTTGATTTGCCTCAGGCCCAAAGAAATCAGGCCAGCGCATTTCGTATTACCGGACAAAATACAGCGGCGGCGCATTATTTCATGGACGCAAGCGGCGGACCGAAAACAGTGGCTATCATCGCACCGGAAGAAGCGGCGCAGGCGTCGCAACTGACCGAAGACAGTTTTTACCTGATTAAAGCTTTGGAGCCTTACACCACGCTTTTACAAGGGCCGCTTGGTGAAATTATAGATCAAGATCCGTCAATGATTGTGTTGCCTGATATTGGCGTTCTTCCGCCGGAAACTCTCAACGGGTTAAGTGCGTGGGTCGAGGCTGGCGGCTTGCTGCTGCGCTTTGCCGGACCAACCATGACAACACAGGCGCGCGGGCAAGACACACTTGTGCCGACGCCTTTGCGCAGCGAAGCGCGGAACGTTAAAGGCTCTCTGAGTTGGGATAAGCCTCTTGCCGCCACGCCGATTGCTCCGGACAGCCCGCTTTATGGTTTGGATGCGGATGAAGATTTGCGGGTATCGGGGCAAATCCTGCCGGAATTTTCTTCCGATCTGGAGGACAAGACATGGATGCAGCTTGAAGACGGAACGCCGCTGATCACGGCGGCGCAGCGTGGCGGCGGGCTGATCGTTATGGTTCATACGACGGCCTCGCCGGAATGGTCGAACCTGCCGCTTTCAGGATTTTATGTCCAGCTTCTCAAACATTTGTTAAAATTTTCAGGTCATAGCGGGGCTTTGAGTCTTGATCAAAGCGGCATGCTCCAGCCGGTTCAAATGCTTGACGGATTTGGCAGTTTGCAAAGCCCGGCGGCGCATGTTTTGCCGATTGATGCGGCTGACTTTGAGAAACAAACGCCAATGCCGCAACATCCGCCCGGTTTTTATGGGCGCGGCGGTTTGCAAAAAGCGCTTAATCTCGGTGATCATTTGCCACCGCTGCGTGCAAGTCTTGGCGGTGATGGAATGGTGCTTAAAACCTATGACCGGGCATTTGAAAAGGATCTTGCGCCGCTTTTGCTGAGCGCAGCCTTTGTTTTATTCCTGCTCGATGCGCTGATTATGCTGTTTCTTTCGAGCGCAAAATGGCCGCGCTTATCTTTTAAGGGAAAAACGGTTGCGGTATTGATACTGCTGGCTTTTTCCGCTCCGGCCCGTGCGCAAATTCCGCAAGAATCGCAAGACTTAACACTGGCTTATGTCCGCACAGGCAATGTCAGTATTGACGCGCTCAGCGAAAAGGGGCTGAAGGTTCTGGCGGTGGCTTTGAATATGCGCACTTCGGCTGAACCCAAACATGTGCGCGGGGTTTCACTGGAAACAGATACGCTCGTATTCTATCCTCTTCTTTATTGGCCGATCAGCGCCGCGCAAGAACCGCCCGGCGCCGAAGCACTGCAAAACCTGCAGGCTTATCTTGATCATGGCGGCAGTATTTTAGTCGATACGCGCGACGGGCAGAAATCATCGCCTGCCCTGCGCAAGGTTTTAAGCGGTTTGAATATTCCGCCGCTTTCTCCCTTACCGGAAGACCATGTTTTGAATAAAACTTTTTACCTGCTGAAAAGTTATCCCGGGCGCTATGAAGGCGCGCCGCTTTGGGTTGAGGGACAAAGTGCAGGCGGACGGGATGGCGTGTCTTCCGTTATTCTCGGCTCTCATGACTGGGTTGGCGCCTGGGCAGAGCTTAATATCGTTACGCGTGGGGGGCAGCAATATTTGAGCGGCATGACTCCGCGCCATGAGCAATCGCTGCGCTTTGGGGTTAACCTTGTGATGTATGCGCTTACGGGTAATTATAAAGCTGACCAAGTGCATGTTCCACATATCCTGGAGCGTTTGGGACGCGGCAGCCCTGCCAGAAACGGAAGGAGCCACCCGTGAATAATTTAAGTGCTCAATCGCTTAGCCTGCATTTCACTCCTCTTATCCCTGAGGCGATGCTTTGTACGTTTGGATTGTTGGCGCTGGTGCTGGTATTGGCCAAAATTTTTACCGCCGGGCGCTTTCCGATTTTTCGTGCGCTGTGTTTTGCATTCTTTCTCTTTATTTTGGCCGGGCCGTCTGTGCATACCGAGAAACGAGAGGCTGTTCCCAGCGTCGTTGCCGTTGTCCTTGATGAAAGCGCCAGTCAGGATTTCGGCCAACGCAAAGTGCGCAGTCTTGATGCTCTGGAGTATTTGCAAAATACAATTGAGCGTAATGAATCCTTAGAGATGCGTTTGGTGAAGGGACCACATGATGGCGCGCTAGCCAGCAGCACGAACTTGTTTGAGTCCTTAGAAACCGCTCTGGCCGATGTGCCGGAAGGGCGGCGTGCAGGCGTTATTATCATCAGCGACGGGCAAGTTCACGACATTCCAGATGTTGAAAAGCTTCAAGAATCCTACGGCCCGGTTCATCTGCTTCTCACCGGTGAAAAGAACGAAACG
It contains:
- a CDS encoding DUF58 domain-containing protein, translating into MRLLPLRSEAERAAAQIPDLRALAVKTAFHVLHGANPRKRPGAGEAFWQFREYQPGDMPCAIDWRQSAKGDRIFIRQKEQHNAQSCLFWTKRNADMNFKSDTCRFDKKHVAGVLALTLALLHSRGGEMIGFAGTQRPGHSEKTLSSFEHILMRTDPCALPRSISIPRHAHFYALSDFLEPIANIRAALKPLAECTRNGWMVVILDPAELALPYEGRIHFEDMAGERRVMIDNARDIREAYQTRMEAHLQDLQALAAGWGWKFIVHSSDRLLEETVLQIWLENAQ
- a CDS encoding DUF4159 domain-containing protein, which codes for MIGGLFGSLAFLNPWALTALLALPVVYILLRITPPVPKTVAFPAVRLLDGLEPKEHTPSHTPWWILLLRLLMAALLLLALARPVLNPSQSAGTNGPLLLMIDNGWGAAQNWGDIQSAAISEIEQAGRQKQNITILTSAPEADTKAPQVYGPVTVSDALSFVRALKPYPWPAALGALRGILPDLSDAHVLWLSDGLEKPGQPALIRALAAQSKNGKVIFHVPAQGSLPLSLKSPEKFHSQPSIMIDGPHNLEPNAPVRVQLLSAQGKILDDKLVETDGQSFPVSVSFDLPQAQRNQASAFRITGQNTAAAHYFMDASGGPKTVAIIAPEEAAQASQLTEDSFYLIKALEPYTTLLQGPLGEIIDQDPSMIVLPDIGVLPPETLNGLSAWVEAGGLLLRFAGPTMTTQARGQDTLVPTPLRSEARNVKGSLSWDKPLAATPIAPDSPLYGLDADEDLRVSGQILPEFSSDLEDKTWMQLEDGTPLITAAQRGGGLIVMVHTTASPEWSNLPLSGFYVQLLKHLLKFSGHSGALSLDQSGMLQPVQMLDGFGSLQSPAAHVLPIDAADFEKQTPMPQHPPGFYGRGGLQKALNLGDHLPPLRASLGGDGMVLKTYDRAFEKDLAPLLLSAAFVLFLLDALIMLFLSSAKWPRLSFKGKTVAVLILLAFSAPARAQIPQESQDLTLAYVRTGNVSIDALSEKGLKVLAVALNMRTSAEPKHVRGVSLETDTLVFYPLLYWPISAAQEPPGAEALQNLQAYLDHGGSILVDTRDGQKSSPALRKVLSGLNIPPLSPLPEDHVLNKTFYLLKSYPGRYEGAPLWVEGQSAGGRDGVSSVILGSHDWVGAWAELNIVTRGGQQYLSGMTPRHEQSLRFGVNLVMYALTGNYKADQVHVPHILERLGRGSPARNGRSHP
- a CDS encoding AAA family ATPase; its protein translation is MTKAAPKPEEYFDEAAAKLQAAKTEIEKIVIGQSDVVANTLITLASGGHVLLIGVPGLAKTLLVDTAATALGLDSNRVQCTPDLMPADIVGSEVLEDDNSKEGGGSRAFRFIKGPVFTQLLMADEINRASPRTQSALLQAMQERSVSAGGETHMLPEPFHVLATQNPIEQEGTYPLPEAQLDRFLMQVDVEYPDEQAERDIILATTGTDQASAAQAMSAQDLLNIQTLVRAIPIGEQVVEAILKLVRSARPGESSPELVNEYVSWAPGPRASQALMLATRARALLDGRSAPSIDDVIALAVPVLQHRMALNYKAHSEALDEAYIIRNLSENL